Proteins from a single region of Aureibacter tunicatorum:
- a CDS encoding ATP-dependent Clp protease proteolytic subunit, producing the protein MINKEEFRKYAVHGKGIAGTTVDSYVNHVENMTRSVIEERPTNFREIDVFSRLMMDRIIFLGTQVDDNIANIITAQLLFLESVDAKKDILLYVNSPGGSVYAGLGMYDTMQYVSPDVATICTGLAASMGAVLLAGGAEGKRSALPHSRIMIHQPLGGAQGQASDIEITAQQILILKKELIQILADHSGKPFDDVEKHCDRDYWMKAAQAKEYGLIDEVLTKK; encoded by the coding sequence ATGATCAACAAAGAAGAATTTCGCAAATACGCCGTTCATGGAAAAGGAATTGCCGGAACTACCGTTGACAGCTACGTGAACCATGTTGAAAACATGACGCGCTCAGTTATTGAAGAGCGCCCAACCAACTTTAGAGAGATAGATGTATTCTCTAGATTAATGATGGATAGAATCATCTTCTTAGGCACTCAAGTAGATGACAACATCGCCAATATCATCACTGCCCAATTGTTATTCTTGGAATCAGTCGATGCTAAAAAAGACATCTTGCTATATGTCAACAGCCCAGGCGGTTCTGTTTACGCAGGACTTGGCATGTATGACACTATGCAATATGTTTCTCCTGATGTTGCGACGATCTGCACAGGGCTTGCGGCATCCATGGGAGCCGTTCTTCTAGCAGGTGGAGCTGAAGGCAAAAGATCTGCCTTGCCGCACTCGCGTATCATGATTCACCAACCACTTGGCGGAGCTCAAGGACAAGCCTCTGATATCGAGATCACTGCTCAGCAGATACTCATCCTCAAAAAAGAACTTATCCAAATTCTAGCGGATCATTCAGGCAAACCATTCGACGATGTTGAAAAACATTGCGATAGGGATTATTGGATGAAAGCCGCTCAAGCTAAAGAATATGGACTTATTGACGAGGTACTGACAAAAAAATAG
- a CDS encoding trigger factor, translating to MDITLDKSAANETSIKLKIVEADYQPGVENRAKEYSKKANIKGFRPGKVPVGMIKKMYGASLLVDEINELVSKSLNSYIQDNKLNIIGEPLPVVNEEIDFKTQKEFEFEYEIGLVEEFSVNLAQKADQYEIQVADEDIEKTIDELKIQMGERSTPDEVSEEDNVYGEISLPGEEEPVKVLVDVSDLATKTGKSIFVDMKKEESKTFDIRKAYRSNEKLANFLNRTEEEVKEIEGDVEFKVLNISRTVPAEINQEFFDKALGKDQVTNEEEFRAKLKELLGENYNRETEAYAEKNLRDELVKNTEITLPQTFFKKWLLASQKDLTEEKVDADFDKYIEELKWMLISDKIVMDNNIEINNSDIQEMAAEQIKQQFLQYGLPPEQLEENLAGFVDNYLKAENGQNYMNIMQQLKFSKVIEKVKEASEINKKETTVDEFKEIINN from the coding sequence TTGGATATTACGTTAGACAAAAGCGCAGCAAATGAGACTTCAATCAAATTAAAAATAGTTGAAGCGGATTATCAACCGGGTGTTGAAAATAGAGCCAAGGAGTACAGCAAAAAAGCAAATATCAAAGGATTTAGACCGGGCAAAGTTCCTGTAGGAATGATCAAAAAAATGTACGGTGCTTCTTTGCTAGTTGATGAGATCAACGAATTGGTAAGCAAGAGCCTTAACAGCTACATCCAAGACAACAAGCTCAACATCATCGGTGAGCCTCTTCCTGTTGTTAACGAAGAAATCGACTTTAAAACTCAAAAAGAATTCGAATTCGAGTATGAAATCGGATTGGTAGAAGAATTCTCTGTAAATCTTGCTCAAAAGGCTGACCAATACGAAATCCAAGTTGCTGACGAGGACATCGAAAAAACTATCGATGAGCTAAAAATCCAAATGGGTGAAAGATCTACTCCTGATGAAGTAAGTGAAGAAGACAACGTGTATGGAGAAATCAGCCTTCCTGGAGAAGAAGAGCCTGTAAAAGTGCTTGTTGACGTTTCTGACTTGGCTACTAAGACTGGCAAGAGCATATTCGTTGACATGAAAAAAGAAGAAAGCAAAACTTTCGATATCAGGAAAGCATATAGATCGAATGAAAAGCTTGCCAACTTCTTGAATAGAACTGAAGAGGAAGTTAAAGAAATCGAAGGTGACGTTGAATTCAAAGTATTGAATATCAGCAGAACTGTTCCTGCGGAAATCAACCAAGAATTCTTTGACAAAGCTCTAGGCAAAGATCAGGTTACGAATGAAGAGGAATTCAGAGCTAAGCTTAAGGAACTACTAGGTGAGAACTACAATAGAGAGACTGAAGCTTACGCTGAGAAAAACCTAAGAGACGAGTTGGTTAAAAACACTGAAATCACTCTACCTCAAACATTCTTCAAAAAATGGCTTTTGGCTTCGCAAAAAGACCTAACTGAAGAAAAAGTTGACGCTGACTTCGACAAATACATAGAAGAATTGAAATGGATGTTGATCTCTGACAAAATTGTCATGGACAACAACATCGAAATCAACAACAGCGATATTCAAGAAATGGCTGCTGAGCAAATCAAGCAACAATTCTTGCAATACGGTCTTCCGCCAGAGCAACTTGAGGAAAACCTTGCTGGATTCGTTGACAACTACTTGAAAGCTGAGAATGGACAAAACTACATGAACATCATGCAGCAATTGAAATTCTCTAAAGTCATCGAAAAAGTTAAAGAAGCATCAGAAATCAACAAAAAAGAGACAACTGTTGATGAATTTAAAGAAATAATAAACAACTAA
- a CDS encoding TolC family protein: MRIYLSLFFAILLSSQLTYSQTKTVQNIGVIIDSQYNLNDETINILQGKSELFDSLSKCKIYRTIKIDNADAYNALETFKNFSNNPEVDIIIVFGEFSANYIAIQSKFQKPTICASILDPYLENITSQGAKHSNVYNMTCFNESGTTIEFNVKAFQKNISYKKLAVIINENAGQFIDFDKIQIDSASIQIINYNTITNNNFKLPAEVDACFIVNSKQNLTFQQRQQLFDQLNNSNIPSFSNTYEDLQLGALISNSLPPSMNMWNNTLAESIQKVIDRQNLNNFPFNLNEIPKPTINENTLHQLQLEIPILEQIQLGKINNQSPQATISILEAVEIAISDNLEYNNEKLTLESVAKDYELSLTRFAPVFEGSATHYFLDPKLARQSLGINSQFQLNGQIQLSQNLFSEYDLGQIKAQEFLLEGQVNSLKESKNQTVFQALNSYIDVLYSKATQEIYETNVTLSKQNLDLAKSRVQAGTSSRSEIYRWETSLANHSSQSVSAYQNTLYFIKQLNKTLNLPLNTDHILASVYEKNETYTLDIISDYFVTENQIKKLSEVLTLIAYDNSPTLKSIDQQIAAQERLIKSNKRQRYIPELYATAQAYHVFYRSGAAAEFPEEVKALGAEQVNDTWLANIELSIPLTGRGITKTTQKQKIQLNQLIQEREILLQNIFLSVQKSLYDLSKEYYNVQLTKEASESSENNYILVEKGYKSGKTPIINLLDAQQASLEAKLAYTRAKYGFILSQFFLQYTISYYPFLLESLDKQAFENKVQDLMVTTQ, encoded by the coding sequence ATGCGTATATATTTATCTCTCTTCTTTGCTATTTTACTAAGTTCACAACTTACATACTCGCAAACAAAAACGGTTCAAAACATAGGCGTTATCATTGACAGTCAATACAACTTAAACGATGAAACTATAAATATACTGCAAGGCAAAAGCGAACTTTTTGATTCTCTGTCAAAATGTAAAATTTATAGAACTATAAAAATCGACAACGCAGATGCATACAATGCCCTTGAAACCTTCAAAAATTTCTCAAACAATCCTGAGGTTGATATAATCATTGTCTTTGGAGAATTCTCAGCCAATTATATAGCAATACAATCAAAATTTCAAAAACCGACAATATGCGCATCCATACTTGATCCTTACTTGGAGAACATTACTTCACAAGGAGCCAAGCACTCAAATGTATACAATATGACCTGCTTTAATGAAAGCGGGACAACAATAGAATTTAATGTAAAAGCCTTTCAAAAAAACATAAGCTATAAAAAACTCGCTGTCATAATCAACGAAAATGCCGGCCAATTTATTGATTTCGATAAAATTCAAATTGATTCCGCATCTATACAGATTATCAACTACAATACAATTACAAATAACAATTTCAAGCTTCCCGCAGAAGTAGATGCTTGCTTTATTGTTAATTCCAAACAAAATTTAACCTTTCAACAAAGGCAACAACTCTTTGACCAACTCAACAATTCCAATATTCCAAGCTTCAGCAATACCTATGAAGACTTGCAACTTGGCGCTCTTATCAGCAACTCATTGCCTCCATCCATGAACATGTGGAACAACACATTGGCTGAAAGCATACAAAAAGTCATTGATCGGCAAAACCTTAATAACTTTCCATTCAACTTGAATGAAATACCCAAGCCTACAATCAATGAAAACACATTACATCAACTTCAGCTTGAAATTCCAATTCTCGAGCAAATTCAACTCGGAAAAATAAACAATCAATCGCCTCAAGCGACTATTTCAATACTTGAAGCTGTAGAAATCGCAATTTCAGATAACTTGGAATACAACAATGAAAAACTCACTTTGGAATCTGTAGCAAAGGATTATGAATTAAGCTTGACCAGATTCGCTCCCGTATTCGAAGGCAGCGCTACTCACTACTTTCTCGACCCCAAATTAGCAAGACAATCCTTAGGCATTAACTCTCAATTTCAACTAAATGGTCAAATTCAACTCAGCCAAAACCTGTTTTCAGAATACGATCTAGGTCAAATAAAAGCTCAAGAATTTCTATTGGAGGGTCAAGTCAACAGCCTAAAAGAATCAAAAAATCAGACTGTATTTCAAGCCTTAAACTCTTACATTGATGTTCTATACTCAAAAGCTACACAAGAAATATACGAGACCAATGTTACACTGTCAAAACAAAATCTAGACCTAGCTAAAAGCCGAGTGCAAGCAGGAACTTCTAGCAGATCCGAAATATACAGATGGGAAACATCTCTTGCCAATCATTCAAGTCAAAGTGTAAGCGCTTATCAAAATACTTTGTATTTTATAAAACAGTTAAACAAAACTTTGAACCTTCCGCTAAACACAGATCACATATTGGCCAGTGTATACGAAAAAAATGAAACATACACATTAGACATAATCAGCGATTACTTTGTAACAGAAAATCAAATCAAAAAACTCAGCGAAGTTTTAACATTGATTGCTTATGACAACTCGCCTACCTTAAAATCGATAGATCAACAAATCGCAGCTCAAGAAAGACTAATTAAATCAAATAAAAGGCAAAGGTATATTCCTGAATTATACGCTACAGCCCAAGCTTATCATGTATTCTATAGATCTGGAGCCGCAGCGGAATTCCCTGAAGAAGTGAAAGCTCTGGGAGCTGAACAAGTCAATGACACTTGGCTAGCCAACATTGAATTATCCATCCCTTTAACAGGAAGAGGAATCACTAAAACCACTCAAAAACAGAAAATTCAGCTCAACCAATTAATTCAAGAAAGAGAAATTCTATTGCAGAACATTTTTCTTAGTGTCCAGAAATCTCTTTACGATTTATCCAAAGAGTATTATAACGTTCAATTAACCAAGGAAGCCTCGGAAAGCTCAGAGAACAATTACATTCTAGTTGAAAAAGGGTATAAATCCGGCAAAACCCCAATTATTAACCTTTTAGATGCCCAACAAGCAAGTTTAGAAGCAAAATTAGCATATACCAGAGCCAAATACGGGTTCATATTAAGCCAGTTCTTTCTGCAATACACTATCAGCTATTATCCTTTTCTATTGGAAAGCCTAGACAAACAAGCCTTTGAAAACAAAGTCCAAGACTTAATGGTGACGACTCAATAG
- a CDS encoding phosphoadenylyl-sulfate reductase → MDFESIKEKIYQYKDEGKSMFTTSSFQSHSIVLLHILSEVDRTIPVYFINTGYHFPETIIYRDQITDMLGLNLVDLKSPTPKFMQKDAEGKFLFASDPDYCCFINKTNPMDAILRQKDVWINGVRGDQSAVRKAMKVEQPAPHDCMRFHPMLDWNSKMIWQYRKEHNLPPHPLEEKGYMSIGCEPCTRKMDPEMQEREARWYGMNKVECGLHTDLVK, encoded by the coding sequence TTGGATTTCGAGTCAATAAAAGAGAAGATTTATCAGTACAAGGACGAAGGTAAATCAATGTTTACCACATCGTCTTTTCAATCGCACAGTATTGTCTTGCTTCATATCTTGAGCGAGGTTGACCGAACGATACCGGTGTATTTCATTAATACGGGGTATCATTTTCCGGAAACGATCATTTATCGTGACCAGATTACGGATATGCTGGGGTTGAATTTGGTGGACTTAAAATCACCTACTCCAAAATTCATGCAAAAAGATGCTGAAGGCAAATTTTTGTTCGCTTCCGATCCAGACTACTGTTGCTTTATCAATAAAACAAATCCTATGGACGCCATTTTGAGGCAAAAGGATGTATGGATCAACGGAGTAAGAGGAGATCAAAGTGCGGTAAGGAAGGCAATGAAAGTCGAACAGCCAGCGCCGCATGATTGTATGAGATTTCACCCGATGCTGGATTGGAATTCCAAGATGATCTGGCAATATAGGAAAGAGCATAATTTGCCGCCGCATCCTTTGGAGGAAAAAGGTTACATGAGTATTGGCTGTGAGCCGTGTACAAGAAAGATGGACCCGGAAATGCAGGAAAGAGAAGCTCGTTGGTATGGCATGAACAAAGTGGAATGCGGACTGCATACGGATTTGGTGAAATAA
- a CDS encoding SDR family oxidoreductase, translating into MKILVTGGAGYIGTQLVKSVLDNSEVEEVVVYDNLSRKNFNLFLGLPMKNGHKVKFVSGDILDSRKFRKALKGIDVVYHLAANVSTPYSDINSHVFEQVNHWGTAEVVSAVEEADVKQFVYVSSASVYGRTNGLVEEDTTPNPKTAYGISKSRGEEHVRRLMSKMDAYILRCANVYGYSKSMRFDAVINRFMFEAHYSNRISINGSGKQHRPFIHIDTLAKVLSEIIIKDVPSGTYNLVDKNLQILDVVDAMKEIYPSLEFIFTNQHLDLDGLQLSPSAELKKYIPYQNYESLYDELMRFKTRFSFFHGSYSSSEWYFSI; encoded by the coding sequence ATGAAAATATTAGTGACGGGCGGAGCTGGCTATATTGGTACTCAATTGGTCAAGTCTGTGCTCGATAATTCTGAAGTGGAGGAAGTGGTCGTTTATGACAATCTCAGTAGGAAAAACTTCAACCTTTTTTTAGGTTTGCCAATGAAAAATGGGCATAAAGTCAAGTTTGTTTCGGGTGATATTCTGGATTCTAGAAAATTCAGAAAAGCTTTGAAAGGAATCGATGTCGTTTACCATTTGGCTGCCAATGTTTCTACGCCTTACTCTGATATTAATTCGCACGTTTTTGAGCAAGTTAATCACTGGGGAACAGCGGAAGTAGTTTCTGCTGTCGAGGAAGCTGATGTCAAGCAATTTGTGTATGTGAGCAGCGCCTCTGTTTATGGAAGAACGAACGGCTTGGTGGAAGAGGATACTACACCAAACCCTAAGACGGCTTACGGTATATCTAAATCCCGTGGAGAAGAGCATGTCAGAAGGTTGATGAGCAAAATGGATGCTTATATTCTCAGATGCGCTAATGTTTACGGATATAGCAAAAGCATGCGTTTTGATGCTGTTATTAACAGGTTCATGTTTGAAGCTCATTATTCCAATAGGATTTCTATTAATGGAAGTGGAAAACAGCATAGACCTTTTATTCATATCGATACTTTGGCGAAAGTTCTAAGTGAAATTATCATAAAGGATGTGCCTTCCGGTACTTATAATCTTGTCGATAAGAATCTTCAAATTTTGGATGTAGTTGACGCGATGAAGGAGATTTATCCTTCGTTGGAGTTTATTTTCACTAACCAGCATTTGGATTTGGATGGTTTGCAATTAAGTCCAAGCGCTGAGTTGAAAAAGTATATTCCATACCAAAATTATGAATCTTTGTATGACGAGCTAATGAGATTCAAGACTAGGTTTTCATTCTTTCATGGGAGCTATTCAAGCTCTGAATGGTACTTTAGCATATAG